One stretch of Croceibacterium atlanticum DNA includes these proteins:
- a CDS encoding HesB/IscA family protein codes for MTETKTRARPAAVTLTPAAQQRVADLMAKAPEGAIGVKLSTPRRGCSGLAYSVDYVTEEQGFDEKIETPGGTFYIDGASVLYLVGSVMDWREDDFTAGFVFDNPNAKGACGCGESFMV; via the coding sequence ATGACCGAAACGAAGACCCGTGCCCGTCCTGCCGCCGTCACCCTGACGCCGGCCGCCCAGCAGCGCGTCGCCGATCTGATGGCCAAGGCACCGGAAGGGGCAATCGGGGTGAAATTGTCCACGCCGCGGCGGGGCTGTTCCGGCCTTGCATATTCGGTCGATTATGTGACCGAGGAACAGGGTTTCGACGAAAAGATCGAAACGCCGGGCGGCACTTTCTATATCGACGGCGCCAGCGTGCTCTATCTCGTGGGCAGCGTGATGGATTGGCGGGAAGACGATTTCACCGCCGGTTTCGTGTTCGACAACCCCAACGCCAAGGGTGCCTGCGGTTGCGGCGAAAGCTTCATGGTCTGA
- a CDS encoding SUF system Fe-S cluster assembly protein has translation MSETGEKKDYVAAPPPNEAVLGVAKPPRARVEDIEEAPAEKLERKKDYLEGFLAKKPADASAGEPGGQLYEAVIEALKEIFDPEIPVNIYDLGLIYGVEVTSDADAMITMTLTTPHCPVAESMPGEVELRASSVPGIRSAEVNLVWDPPWDPAKMSDEARLELGML, from the coding sequence ATGAGCGAGACCGGCGAAAAGAAGGATTATGTCGCTGCCCCGCCGCCCAATGAAGCGGTTTTGGGCGTGGCGAAGCCGCCGCGTGCGCGTGTCGAGGATATCGAGGAAGCGCCCGCGGAAAAGCTGGAGCGCAAGAAGGACTATCTCGAAGGTTTCCTGGCGAAGAAGCCTGCCGATGCCTCTGCCGGGGAACCTGGCGGGCAGTTGTATGAAGCGGTGATCGAGGCGCTGAAGGAAATCTTCGACCCGGAAATCCCGGTGAATATCTACGATCTCGGCCTGATCTACGGCGTCGAGGTGACTTCGGACGCCGATGCGATGATCACCATGACGCTGACCACGCCGCATTGCCCGGTGGCGGAAAGCATGCCCGGTGAAGTGGAATTGCGCGCCAGTTCCGTGCCCGGCATTCGCAGCGCCGAAGTCAATCTGGTGTGGGATCCGCCCTGGGATCCGGCGAAGATGAGCGACGAGGCCCGGCTCGAACTGGGAATGCTGTGA
- the purD gene encoding phosphoribosylamine--glycine ligase, with translation MNILLLGSGGREHALAWKLAQSRLITEKGDTLYASPGNPGIADHATLVSLDAADHAAIIAFCADKRVGLVVIGPEAPLVDGLADSLRGAGIAVFGPSRAAAQLEGSKGFTKDLCDRAGIPTAGYIRTTTLQQAMEALEDFSAPYVLKADGLAAGKGVVIAANREEAEEALADMFGGAFGNAGAEVVIEEFMEGEEASFFAITDGATIMPFGSAQDHKRVGEGDTGPNTGGMGAYSPAPVLTPLLRGEAIDRIIAPTVRTLADEGMPYSGVLYCGLMLTDQGPKLVEYNCRFGDPECQVLMMRLQGDLGEYMLACAESRLASMEPPRFADKTALTVVMAARGYPGTPEKGGTIRGLANAEQDGAKVFHAGTKLETDGRLVANGGRVLNVTALGSTTAEAQAKAYAAVDAIDFPTGFCRRDIGWREVERESGK, from the coding sequence ATGAATATCCTTCTACTGGGGTCGGGCGGGCGCGAACATGCTCTCGCCTGGAAGCTCGCGCAATCCCGCCTCATCACCGAAAAGGGTGATACTCTTTACGCATCCCCCGGAAATCCGGGTATTGCCGACCATGCGACGCTGGTTTCGCTGGATGCCGCCGATCACGCAGCCATCATCGCCTTCTGCGCCGACAAGCGGGTGGGGCTGGTCGTAATCGGGCCAGAAGCGCCACTGGTTGATGGGCTGGCGGATTCGCTGCGCGGAGCAGGCATCGCGGTTTTCGGGCCGAGCCGGGCAGCCGCCCAGCTGGAAGGCAGCAAGGGATTCACCAAGGATCTGTGCGACCGCGCAGGCATTCCCACTGCCGGCTATATCCGCACGACAACGCTGCAACAGGCGATGGAAGCGCTGGAAGATTTTTCCGCCCCCTATGTGCTCAAGGCGGATGGCCTGGCGGCGGGCAAGGGCGTGGTCATTGCCGCCAACCGGGAAGAGGCGGAAGAAGCGCTGGCCGATATGTTCGGCGGGGCCTTTGGCAATGCCGGCGCGGAAGTGGTGATCGAGGAATTCATGGAGGGCGAGGAAGCGAGCTTCTTCGCCATTACCGACGGCGCTACCATCATGCCATTTGGCAGCGCGCAGGATCACAAGCGCGTGGGCGAAGGCGATACCGGCCCGAATACGGGCGGCATGGGCGCATACAGCCCGGCCCCGGTGCTGACGCCGTTGCTGCGCGGGGAAGCGATCGACCGGATCATCGCCCCCACGGTAAGGACGCTGGCGGATGAAGGCATGCCTTATTCAGGCGTGCTTTATTGCGGGCTGATGCTGACCGATCAGGGCCCTAAACTGGTCGAATATAATTGCCGTTTCGGCGACCCTGAATGCCAGGTGCTGATGATGCGGCTGCAGGGCGATCTGGGCGAATATATGCTTGCCTGCGCGGAAAGCAGGCTGGCTTCCATGGAACCGCCGCGCTTTGCCGACAAGACCGCGCTGACCGTGGTCATGGCGGCGCGCGGTTATCCCGGCACACCGGAAAAGGGCGGCACGATTCGCGGGCTGGCCAATGCCGAACAGGACGGGGCCAAGGTGTTCCACGCGGGCACGAAGCTTGAAACGGATGGCAGGCTCGTCGCCAATGGCGGGCGCGTGCTCAATGTCACGGCGCTGGGATCGACCACGGCCGAAGCGCAGGCGAAAGCCTATGCGGCCGTGGATGCGATCGATTTTCCCACCGGCTTCTGCCGCCGTGACATCGGCTGGCGCGAAGTAGAGCGCGAAAGCGGGAAATAG
- a CDS encoding DUF2093 domain-containing protein produces the protein MLMNSGEKAATLIYGPNGFRVVKPGHFVTCAATGEPIALEELRYWSVERQEPYATPEAATRRLLDLA, from the coding sequence ATGTTGATGAATTCCGGCGAGAAAGCCGCCACCCTGATTTATGGCCCGAACGGGTTCCGCGTCGTGAAGCCAGGCCATTTCGTGACCTGCGCTGCCACGGGGGAGCCGATCGCTCTTGAAGAGCTGCGTTACTGGAGCGTGGAGCGGCAGGAGCCCTATGCCACGCCGGAGGCAGCCACCCGGCGACTTCTCGACCTGGCGTGA
- the rpmB gene encoding 50S ribosomal protein L28 yields MSRICELTGKGRQIGHNVSHANNKTKRVFLPNLQNVTLLSEKLDRSFKFRVSTQGLRSVEHNGGLDNWLLKTSDTKLSPRALKVKRELKKAQVAA; encoded by the coding sequence ATGTCGCGTATCTGCGAACTGACCGGCAAGGGCCGCCAAATCGGCCACAATGTAAGCCACGCGAATAACAAGACGAAGCGCGTCTTCCTGCCTAACCTGCAGAACGTGACGCTGCTGAGCGAGAAGCTGGACCGCAGCTTCAAGTTCCGCGTGTCGACCCAGGGCCTGCGCTCTGTCGAACACAATGGCGGCCTGGACAACTGGCTGCTGAAGACTTCCGACACCAAGCTGAGCCCGCGCGCCCTGAAGGTGAAGCGCGAGCTGAAGAAGGCGCAGGTCGCGGCCTGA
- a CDS encoding GNAT family N-acetyltransferase — MTIALPPLTVEMADYEDPLHAADILLLLDAYARDPMGGGEALSEDVRERLLPALAQQPGAFSLIARLGDKAVGLANCFTGFSTFAARPLVNIHDMVVLEGHRGLGIGRTLFAAVEDEARRRGACKVTLEVLSGNEPAKKLYESLGYGQYELDPAAGHALFWQKRLT, encoded by the coding sequence GTGACGATAGCCCTCCCGCCTCTCACGGTCGAAATGGCCGATTATGAAGATCCGCTTCACGCCGCGGACATATTGCTGCTGCTTGATGCCTATGCGCGCGATCCGATGGGCGGCGGCGAAGCGTTGAGCGAAGATGTGCGCGAACGCCTGCTGCCTGCCCTGGCGCAGCAGCCGGGCGCCTTCTCCCTTATCGCACGCCTGGGCGACAAGGCGGTTGGGCTGGCCAATTGTTTCACGGGCTTTTCCACCTTCGCCGCACGGCCACTGGTCAATATTCACGACATGGTCGTGCTGGAAGGGCATCGCGGGCTCGGCATCGGCCGCACATTGTTTGCCGCCGTGGAAGACGAAGCGCGCCGTCGCGGCGCGTGCAAGGTCACGCTGGAAGTTCTGAGCGGCAATGAACCCGCGAAGAAGCTGTATGAATCGCTTGGCTATGGCCAATATGAGCTCGATCCCGCCGCCGGACACGCCCTGTTCTGGCAGAAGAGGCTGACATGA
- a CDS encoding nucleoside deaminase yields MASWPLPAPMARALELARDGARQGEVPIGAVVLKDGEILAEAHNAPRELTDPTAHAEILALRRAAEKLGSERLEGCELWVTLEPCAMCAGAIAHARIARLYYAAPDPKGGAVEHGARVFEQKQCLHRPEVYSGMGESQAGELLRQFFAARR; encoded by the coding sequence ATGGCAAGCTGGCCCCTTCCCGCACCCATGGCGCGCGCGCTTGAACTGGCACGCGACGGTGCGCGCCAGGGGGAAGTGCCAATCGGGGCCGTGGTGCTCAAGGATGGTGAAATACTGGCCGAAGCCCATAATGCCCCGCGCGAATTGACCGATCCGACCGCCCATGCGGAAATACTCGCCCTGCGCCGCGCAGCGGAAAAGCTGGGGAGCGAGCGGCTGGAAGGCTGCGAATTATGGGTGACGCTGGAACCTTGTGCCATGTGCGCCGGGGCCATCGCCCATGCCCGTATCGCGCGGCTATATTACGCCGCGCCCGATCCCAAGGGCGGCGCGGTGGAACATGGCGCCCGCGTGTTCGAACAGAAACAATGCCTCCATCGGCCGGAAGTCTATTCCGGAATGGGCGAATCGCAGGCAGGCGAATTGTTGCGGCAATTCTTCGCCGCCCGCCGCTGA
- a CDS encoding EI24 domain-containing protein — MPAVFSSLMLALAQLADGRVLRILLKSLAVTVVLFILIGGAGWYGMDRALAWLGLSDGLFTGAGSLRGLAALLLSLLWLWLSWRIVAMAVIQFYADEVVQAVEARAYPDRAEAARDLPLREQLSESLKSAGRALLVNLLALPFALALLFTGIGPAVLFFLVNAALLGRELQDMVWLRHRRDAADLAPASGLERFLLGGAITFLLSIPVANFLAPLLGAAGATHLIHRKKRS; from the coding sequence ATGCCCGCAGTCTTTTCCTCGCTGATGCTCGCCCTGGCCCAGCTGGCCGATGGGCGCGTGCTGCGCATCCTGCTGAAAAGCCTGGCCGTTACCGTGGTTCTGTTCATCCTGATCGGCGGGGCGGGATGGTATGGGATGGACCGCGCACTTGCCTGGCTTGGCCTGTCGGACGGGCTGTTCACCGGCGCGGGCAGCCTGCGCGGGCTCGCCGCGCTTCTGCTTTCGCTGCTGTGGCTTTGGCTGAGCTGGCGAATCGTGGCGATGGCCGTGATCCAGTTCTATGCCGACGAGGTGGTCCAGGCGGTGGAGGCGCGGGCTTACCCCGATCGGGCAGAGGCGGCGCGCGACCTGCCCCTGCGCGAACAGCTTTCCGAAAGCCTGAAATCGGCCGGGCGGGCGCTGCTGGTGAACCTGCTGGCCCTGCCCTTCGCCCTCGCTCTTCTATTCACGGGAATCGGGCCGGCGGTGCTGTTCTTCCTGGTCAATGCAGCCCTGCTGGGCCGGGAATTGCAGGACATGGTGTGGCTCCGCCACCGGCGGGATGCGGCCGATCTGGCCCCCGCCAGCGGGTTGGAACGGTTCCTGCTGGGCGGGGCAATCACCTTCCTGCTGTCTATTCCTGTTGCGAATTTCCTTGCCCCCCTGCTTGGCGCAGCGGGTGCCACCCATCTCATCCACCGCAAGAAACGATCCTGA
- a CDS encoding M23 family metallopeptidase — translation MKRLHVHAVATLLAAFATPLALPALAAQDASVPAGAADFTFSGELTQGGWILGRAPEGTVSATLGDQALKLDDKGNFFAAFDRDAGPSASLTAKLANGRVVEQQLAISPRDWQIEHVNVAKRPGSGPSEAFMRRRQPELEQIWNARAQDNGADGWRQQFIWPVEGRISGRFGSQRVYRGEPGSYHSGIDISTGTSGTPFVAPADGVVVLAAEQPFSLEGHLIMIDHGGGLNSAFLHCSEIDVKLGQRVRQGQLLGRIGSSGRATGPHLHWSIKWRDARLDPLLLTGLMP, via the coding sequence GTGAAGCGGCTTCATGTCCATGCGGTTGCCACCCTGCTGGCGGCCTTCGCCACGCCTCTGGCCCTGCCAGCGCTGGCGGCGCAGGATGCGTCTGTGCCTGCCGGTGCTGCCGACTTCACGTTCTCGGGCGAATTGACCCAGGGCGGCTGGATTCTCGGCCGCGCTCCGGAAGGGACTGTCTCCGCGACATTGGGCGATCAGGCGCTGAAGCTGGACGACAAGGGCAATTTCTTTGCCGCATTCGATCGCGATGCAGGCCCATCCGCCAGTTTGACGGCAAAGCTGGCCAATGGCCGGGTTGTCGAACAGCAATTGGCGATTTCTCCGCGCGACTGGCAGATCGAACATGTGAATGTGGCCAAACGGCCGGGCAGCGGGCCCAGCGAGGCCTTCATGCGCCGCCGCCAGCCCGAGCTTGAGCAGATCTGGAACGCAAGGGCGCAGGATAATGGCGCCGATGGATGGCGGCAGCAATTCATCTGGCCGGTCGAAGGGCGGATTTCAGGGCGTTTCGGATCCCAGCGCGTCTATCGCGGGGAACCGGGCAGCTATCATTCGGGAATCGACATTTCGACCGGGACCAGCGGCACGCCATTCGTGGCGCCGGCCGATGGCGTAGTGGTGCTGGCGGCGGAACAGCCATTTTCGCTGGAAGGTCACCTGATCATGATCGATCACGGGGGCGGGTTGAACAGCGCCTTCCTCCATTGTTCGGAAATCGACGTGAAATTGGGGCAGCGGGTCAGGCAAGGCCAATTGCTGGGCCGTATCGGCTCTTCCGGTCGGGCAACAGGGCCGCATCTGCACTGGAGCATCAAATGGCGCGATGCGCGGCTCGATCCACTGCTCCTGACCGGGCTAATGCCCTGA
- a CDS encoding adenosine kinase: protein MSEPRYDVIAIGNAIVDVMSHCTDELIEELGLTRGGMMLVDEAQAQELYDAMGPAQEISGGSAANTLAGLSALGAQCAFIGQVADDQLGSVFAHDIHAVGIDFDTPKRSGEPSTARCLIFVTPDGQRTMNTFLGASQYLPAEALNEEAIGGASILYLEGYLWDPEEPRAAMRKAIETARAAGRKVAFTLSDAFVIDRHGDDFRQLIADGMIDILFANKVELAAITGKEDFDEGLAALAPQVPVLVVTRSEEGAVAIANGERAEVAAEPIEKVVDTTGAGDLFAAGFLFGHVRGRDLNTCLRMGAIAAAEIISHMGARSEVDLAQLVKAKLG, encoded by the coding sequence ATGTCCGAACCCAGATATGACGTTATCGCCATCGGCAATGCCATCGTCGACGTGATGTCGCATTGCACCGACGAACTGATCGAGGAACTCGGCCTGACCCGCGGCGGGATGATGCTGGTCGATGAAGCGCAGGCCCAGGAACTTTATGACGCGATGGGCCCGGCGCAGGAAATTTCGGGCGGTTCGGCCGCCAATACGCTGGCGGGCCTTTCGGCACTTGGCGCGCAATGCGCCTTTATCGGCCAGGTTGCCGACGATCAGCTCGGCTCTGTCTTCGCGCATGATATTCACGCGGTGGGCATTGATTTCGACACGCCGAAGCGCAGCGGGGAACCCTCCACCGCGCGGTGCCTGATCTTCGTTACGCCCGATGGGCAGCGCACGATGAACACTTTTCTCGGCGCATCCCAGTATCTGCCGGCCGAAGCGCTGAACGAAGAAGCCATCGGCGGCGCTTCGATCCTCTATCTCGAAGGCTATCTCTGGGATCCGGAAGAACCGCGCGCGGCCATGCGCAAGGCGATCGAAACCGCGCGTGCCGCAGGCCGCAAGGTGGCTTTCACCCTGTCCGATGCCTTCGTGATCGATCGCCATGGCGACGATTTCCGCCAGCTGATCGCGGATGGGATGATCGATATCCTCTTCGCCAACAAGGTCGAACTCGCCGCGATTACCGGCAAGGAAGATTTTGACGAAGGGCTGGCCGCCCTGGCGCCGCAAGTGCCGGTGCTGGTCGTCACCCGCAGCGAAGAAGGCGCCGTCGCCATCGCCAATGGCGAACGTGCCGAAGTCGCCGCCGAACCGATCGAAAAAGTGGTCGACACGACCGGCGCGGGCGATCTCTTCGCCGCCGGTTTCCTGTTCGGCCATGTCCGCGGCCGCGATCTGAACACCTGCCTGCGCATGGGCGCCATCGCGGCGGCGGAGATCATCAGCCATATGGGCGCACGGTCCGAAGTGGACCTGGCGCAGCTGGTCAAGGCCAAGCTGGGCTGA
- a CDS encoding ribonuclease T2 family protein — protein sequence MRRAIAACAGAILCVPGIAHAQSYQCRVPDKPVSVPRVEQDEPTREMPVTGYTLALSWSPEYCRTRLDSPRDARQCSGRGGRFGFVVHGLWPDGTNGWPQWCPVRLELPARELARNLCMTPSARLLAQEWVKHGSCMSFRPQSYFKITRILWNSLRWPDFDRLSRRDGLTAGDIRKTFADANPHWEPEHVGVKLNSRGWLEELRLCYGADFLPESCDSRRWGPRDSTRAKIWRGL from the coding sequence ATGCGCCGTGCGATTGCCGCATGCGCCGGGGCGATATTGTGCGTGCCCGGCATTGCCCATGCGCAATCCTATCAATGCCGCGTTCCGGACAAGCCGGTCAGCGTGCCCCGCGTGGAACAGGATGAACCCACGCGTGAAATGCCCGTCACCGGCTACACGCTCGCCCTGAGCTGGTCGCCCGAATATTGCCGCACCAGGCTGGATAGCCCCCGCGATGCGCGGCAATGTTCGGGCCGCGGCGGCCGGTTCGGCTTTGTCGTGCATGGATTATGGCCCGATGGAACGAATGGCTGGCCGCAATGGTGCCCGGTTCGCCTGGAACTGCCCGCGCGGGAGCTGGCGCGCAATCTATGCATGACGCCATCCGCCCGGCTGCTGGCGCAGGAATGGGTCAAGCATGGCAGCTGCATGTCCTTCCGCCCGCAGAGCTATTTCAAGATCACGCGGATTCTCTGGAACAGCCTGCGCTGGCCCGATTTCGATCGCCTGTCCCGCCGCGACGGGCTGACCGCCGGGGACATTCGCAAGACATTCGCCGATGCGAATCCGCATTGGGAGCCCGAACATGTTGGCGTGAAGCTGAATTCGCGCGGCTGGCTGGAGGAATTGCGGCTCTGCTATGGGGCGGACTTCCTGCCCGAAAGCTGCGATTCCAGGCGTTGGGGGCCGCGCGATTCGACCAGGGCGAAGATCTGGCGCGGGCTTTAG
- a CDS encoding esterase-like activity of phytase family protein — protein MRRLFLIILVVAGLALGGPWWRSPISETDLSEKLVLTRLDIPEGKIGPARFIGAWELESPDTRFGGYSALIRLDDGCFLAGSDRGSILRFSPPGTAGCRVRFGRFAQSNEFDKRLSDLESLTRDPESGRIWAGYEFTNAIVRYEPDLERFEDVYPAEMRDWADNGGPESILRLSDGRFIVISEVDAGWTENSTPGLLYPSDPVDGAQPMAFRFHRPDEFRPVDMAQLPDARVLVLMRKVIWGLPPGFASRLLVADPADIREGGEWRGEQLLEISGAVPPENYEGLSVEPLPDGSVRIWLISDDNTSQFQRSLLLQLEWNPREKARG, from the coding sequence ATGCGGCGGCTTTTCCTTATAATCCTGGTCGTGGCCGGGCTCGCATTGGGCGGGCCGTGGTGGCGATCGCCGATTTCGGAAACGGATCTTTCCGAAAAGCTGGTACTGACCCGGCTGGATATTCCAGAGGGCAAGATCGGGCCGGCGCGCTTTATCGGCGCCTGGGAATTGGAAAGCCCGGACACGCGTTTTGGCGGCTATTCGGCACTGATTCGGCTGGATGACGGGTGTTTTCTGGCGGGCAGCGACAGGGGCAGTATCCTGCGCTTTTCTCCGCCCGGCACAGCGGGGTGCCGCGTCCGGTTCGGCCGCTTCGCCCAGTCCAATGAATTCGACAAGCGCTTGTCCGATCTGGAATCGCTGACGCGCGATCCGGAAAGCGGGCGCATCTGGGCCGGCTATGAATTCACCAATGCGATTGTGCGTTATGAACCCGATCTGGAAAGGTTCGAGGATGTCTATCCGGCGGAAATGCGGGACTGGGCGGATAATGGCGGCCCCGAATCGATCCTGCGCCTTTCGGACGGCCGTTTCATCGTGATTTCAGAAGTGGATGCGGGCTGGACTGAAAATTCCACGCCGGGTCTGCTCTATCCCTCCGACCCGGTCGACGGTGCGCAGCCCATGGCTTTCCGCTTTCACCGCCCGGATGAATTCCGCCCGGTGGACATGGCCCAATTGCCTGATGCGCGGGTGCTGGTGCTGATGCGCAAGGTCATCTGGGGCCTGCCCCCGGGCTTTGCCAGCAGGCTGCTGGTAGCCGATCCTGCGGATATCCGCGAAGGGGGCGAATGGCGCGGCGAACAATTGCTGGAAATATCCGGCGCTGTTCCGCCCGAAAATTACGAAGGCCTGTCGGTGGAGCCGCTGCCGGACGGTTCAGTGCGGATCTGGCTGATATCCGACGATAATACGTCACAATTCCAGCGCAGCCTGCTGCTGCAACTGGAATGGAATCCACGCGAAAAGGCGCGCGGCTGA
- the xseA gene encoding exodeoxyribonuclease VII large subunit: MAGPFPDDYSSGDLQNDGGLVAKGQAGDNAAPLSITEISQLLKRTVEDRFGYVKLRGELSGVKRAASGHLYCGLKDEKSVIDGVMWRGTAQRLNFLPEDGIEVVVAGKITTYPGRSKYQIVIERMEIAGEGALLALLEKTRRRLEAEGLFAPERKRALPFLPSVIGVVTSPTGSVIRDILHRLADRFPSHVLVWPVLVQGQGSADQVAAALRGFSAMDANGPIPRPDLLIVARGGGSIEDLWGFNEEVVVRAIAESSIPVISAVGHETDTTLADFAADKRAPTPTAAAEMAVPVLRDLSATIAEFGLRQRKCAMRPVELGRERLEARVARLPRPEMLAQQAAQRLDELGERLRRGLADRAAQAREQLQADKARLTASMLRYRLDQARQRLQTTRLVPALVQRPLAERKERLEATWRLAQQLHPERPLQRGYAMVLDEQGRPVTDSAAAKKEAALTLKFRDGKLDVVPAAGRAPRRPAQPRPASSPGGQGGEQPKLL, from the coding sequence ATGGCCGGCCCTTTCCCTGACGATTATTCGAGCGGCGATCTGCAAAATGATGGCGGGCTGGTAGCCAAGGGGCAGGCCGGCGACAACGCTGCACCGCTCTCCATCACCGAGATTTCGCAATTGCTGAAACGAACGGTGGAGGACCGGTTCGGCTATGTGAAGCTGCGCGGAGAGCTTTCGGGCGTGAAACGCGCGGCTTCCGGCCATCTTTATTGCGGGCTGAAGGACGAAAAATCCGTCATCGATGGCGTGATGTGGCGTGGCACGGCGCAAAGGCTGAACTTCCTGCCCGAAGACGGGATCGAAGTGGTCGTGGCCGGCAAGATCACCACCTATCCCGGCCGGTCCAAATACCAGATCGTGATAGAGCGGATGGAGATTGCCGGCGAAGGCGCGCTGCTCGCCCTGCTGGAAAAGACCCGCCGCAGGCTGGAAGCAGAAGGGCTCTTCGCGCCGGAACGGAAACGGGCGCTGCCTTTCCTGCCTTCCGTGATCGGCGTGGTGACATCGCCGACCGGATCGGTGATTCGCGACATACTTCACCGCCTGGCGGATCGTTTTCCCAGCCATGTTCTGGTCTGGCCGGTGCTGGTGCAGGGGCAGGGTTCGGCCGATCAGGTGGCAGCTGCCCTGCGCGGATTTTCCGCCATGGATGCAAATGGGCCGATTCCGAGGCCGGACTTGCTGATCGTTGCGCGCGGTGGCGGCTCGATCGAGGATCTGTGGGGCTTCAACGAGGAAGTGGTCGTCCGCGCCATTGCCGAATCCTCGATCCCCGTGATCAGTGCGGTCGGCCACGAAACCGATACGACCCTGGCGGATTTCGCCGCTGATAAGCGTGCGCCGACGCCCACCGCCGCGGCGGAAATGGCGGTGCCGGTCCTGCGCGATCTTTCCGCAACCATTGCCGAATTCGGCCTGCGCCAGCGCAAATGCGCGATGCGGCCGGTCGAATTGGGGCGGGAAAGGCTGGAAGCGCGCGTGGCCCGCTTGCCCAGGCCGGAAATGCTGGCCCAGCAGGCGGCCCAGCGACTGGACGAGCTTGGGGAAAGGCTTCGCCGCGGGCTGGCCGATCGGGCTGCCCAGGCGCGCGAACAATTGCAGGCGGACAAGGCCCGGCTGACCGCATCCATGCTGCGCTACCGCCTCGACCAGGCGCGTCAGCGGTTGCAAACTACCCGGCTGGTGCCCGCGCTGGTGCAGCGCCCGCTGGCTGAACGAAAAGAGCGGCTGGAAGCGACCTGGCGGCTGGCGCAGCAGCTTCATCCCGAACGTCCGTTGCAGCGCGGCTATGCCATGGTGCTGGATGAACAGGGCCGGCCGGTGACCGATAGTGCGGCGGCGAAGAAGGAAGCTGCGCTGACGCTCAAATTCCGGGACGGCAAGCTGGATGTCGTGCCGGCTGCGGGCCGCGCGCCCCGTCGTCCGGCGCAGCCGCGCCCCGCTTCGTCGCCCGGCGGGCAGGGCGGCGAACAGCCCAAATTGCTTTGA